One Drechmeria coniospora strain ARSEF 6962 chromosome 01, whole genome shotgun sequence genomic region harbors:
- a CDS encoding subtilisin-like serine protease PR1C, with protein MHASLLLSLAAVARIAAANALPGAFLCQFNDHHDPDAILGDIQAVATMRMWLDYTLFKGVSFLLHSVMNESSAMEKVLANPGIDTCSQIYLHDAPRPMIEQDELINSAKRSVVRRDAVAANETEDNYSPHVMTQVNKLRAAGFTGKGVKIAIIDTGIDYMHPALGGCFGENCLVSFGADLVGDAFDGTNMPHPDPYPLEDCNGHGTAVAGVIAAQPNELGFTGAVPNATIGMYRVFGCQGFASDDVIVAAFNQAYEDDADIISASIGESSGWSGHLTALAAQRIVEKGVPCVASMGNDGSKGLFNAATLASGKGVTAVAKFSNHELATLLHVVKYSIDDGEDVQFGYYPTQADKWDDVTLELYALSTDDTILDSKHDACSELPDTTPDLSNNIVLTRVGNCFFSTQAANLAAKGARYIIVYNDINAAYEFRILNVPEVLAAGMVLKYVGENWIEALENRKKVTLKMASSIHTGIALISNFDNLTAGSVGPGTTWGPTWEMDVKPQVGAPGDHIITTAPMSRGGYRISSGTSMACPLVASIIALVGQVRRTFNPALINSLLSSTANPQLFYANPSRYINNRTFETFYAPVPQQGGGIVQAYDAAYATTLLEPYSLSFNDTDHFSKLAKVKINNTGDREITYNLSNVPAVTMYTLDPGSTAPSDFPNEFVQAAAVLQFSQDTITLGPNTSTTFQVRPTPPSGLDAKRLPLWSGWIAVNGTDGSSLSIPYQGLSGSLRSSTVLRSNSAWVSNSNKWNQQATNVTFFRQKAGQNNSTGAQPFVVANLTLGTSILTADVVPVTSVSMNTTTRWGFQTIGQPFGFPLRTLSRGPYLRRWDGRVESGDHAPEGEYKLVVRALRIFGDANTEADWDVSVTSSFHIHYQ; from the exons ATGCACGCATCACTCCTCctgtcgctcgccgccgtggcccgCATCGCTGCTGCCAATGCCCTTCCAGGCGCTTTCTTGTGTCAATTCAACGATCATCAT GATCCTGATGCCATACTCGGCGACATCCAAGCTGTTGCAACGATGCGGATGTGGCTCGACTACACACTATTCAAGGGCGTTTCCTTCCTGCTGCACAGTGTGATGAACGAGTCCTCGGCGATGGAGAAGGTTTTGGCGAATCCTGGCATCGATACCTGTTCCCAGATATACCTGCACGACGCGCCTAGGCCGATGATTGAGCAGGACGAGCTGATCAATTCCGCGAAAAGATCTGTCGTGAGGAGGGATGCCGTTGCCGCGAACGAGACAGAGGATAACTACTCTCCCCATGTCATGACACAGGTAAACAAGCTACGGGCCGCTGGTTTTACCGGAAAGGGTGTAAAGATTGCCATCATTGATACTGGA ATCGACTATATGCACCCGGCCCTTGGTGGCTGCTTCGGCGAAAACTGCCTCGTCTCCTTCGGCGCCGACTTAGTTGGCGACGCCTTCGACGGCACGAACATGCCTCACCCTGACCCTTACCCGCTGGAGGATTGCAATGGGCACGGTACCGCAGTCGCTGGCGTAATCGCCGCTCAGCCAAATGAGTTGGGCTTTACCGGCGCCGTCCCGAATGCGACCATCGGCATGTATCGAGTCTTCGGCTGCCAGGGTTTTGCTTCCGATGACGTTATTGTTGCAGCCTTCAATCAAGCGTATGAGGATGATGCAGACATTATTTCAGCCTCCATCGGCGAGTCAAGCGGTTGGTCGGGACACCTTACCGCTCTTGCTGCCCAACGCATCGTTGAAAAGGGGGTCCCTTGTGTGGCATCGATGGGAAATGACGGCTCCAAGGGCCTCTTTAACGCTGCTACCCTTGCGAGCGGAAAGGGGGTAACTGCGGTTGCAAAGTTTAGTAACCACGAGCTTGCCACGCTCCTACACGTGGTCAAGTACAGTATCGATGACGGTGAAGACGTCCAGTTTGGCTATTACCCTACCCAAGCGGACAAATGGGATGACGTTACACTCGAGCTTTACGCTCTGAGCACGGACGATACGATTTTGGACTCCAAGCACGATGCTTGCAGCGAACTGCCCGATACTACCCCCGACCTCAGCAACAACATTGTCCTTACCCGCGTCGGCAATTGCTTTTTTTCAACTCAGGCTGCTAACCTTGCGGCAAAGGGGGCCAGGTATATCATCGTGTACAATGACATCAATGCCGCGTATGAGTTCCGTATACTCAATGTTCCCGAGGTCCTTGCCGCAGGAATGGTACTGAAATATGTGGGTGAAAACTGGATTGAGGCTCTTGAAAATCGCAAAAAGGTTACCTTGAAGATGGCCAGCAGTATTCATACGGGTATCGCATTGATCTCCAACTTCGATAACCTTACAGCCGGTTCTGTCGGGCCCGGCACAACATGGGGACCTACCTGGGAGATGGATGTCAAGCCTCAGGTGGGAGCCCCTGGCGACCATATCATAACTACGGCTCCCATGTCTCGAGGTGGCTATCGTATCAGTTCTGGAACTTCAATGGCCTGCCCACTTGTGGCGTCTATCATTGCACTTGTCGGTCAAGTTCGCCGCACATTCAACCCTGCGTTGATAAACAGCTTGCTATCCTCTACCGCCAATCCGCAGCTTTTCTATGCCAATCCATCCCGTTATATCAATAACAGAACGTTTGAAACCTTTTACGCCCCAGTACCTCAGCAAGGAGGCGGTATCGTTCAGGCGTACGATGCCGCTTATGCGACTACGCTCTTGGAGCCCTACAGCCTATCATTCAACGATACCGACCACTTTTCGAAGTTGGCAAAGGTTAAAATTAACAATACGGGCGACAGGGAAATAACCTACAATCTCTCGAACGTACCTGCCGTTACCATGTACACTCTCGATCCGGGATCAACGGCGCCGTCCGACTTCCCTAACGAATTCGTCCAGGCGGCTGCCGTGTTACAGTTTAGCCAGGACACCATCACGCTGGGCCCCAACACCTCGACTACTTTCCAAGTTCGACCAACTCCTCCTTCTGGTCTTGACGCAAAGCGTTTGCCCTTATGGTCAGGCTGGATAGCTGTCAATGGAACCGATGGTTCCTCGTTGTCGATTCCATACCAAGGCCTGAGCGGCTCGCTCCGGAGCTCGACCGTGCTGAGATCCAACAGTGCTTGGGTCTCGAACTCCAACAAGTGGAACCAACAAGCCACGAACGTAACCTTTTTCCGCCAAAAAGCTGGTCAGAACAACAGTACAGGCGCTCAACCGTTTGTTGTCGCGAACCTAACACTCGGCACGTCCATTCTAACTGCGGATGTTGTGCCCGTGACATCTGTGTCTATGAACACAACGACGCGTTGGGGCTTTCAGACAATCGGCCAACCTTTTGGCTTCCCACTAAGGACTCTTTCTCGTGGGCCTTATCTGCGCCGTTGGGACGGTCGAGTCGAGTCAGGCGATCACGCGCCTGAGGGCGAGTATAAATTGGTCGTCCGCGCGCTGAGGATCTTTGGTGATGCTAATACGGAGGCCGACTGGGACGTCAGCGTAACATCATCGTTCCATATCCATTATCAGTAG
- a CDS encoding protein kinase gives MDIQRQFPGMHWICGGGISYVYEVNPRIVVKVPQSGNFKREQFRKEVKIYDLFSRHPPCPSVVRCFHHSGNGIFLEYIIDGSLSSRIQANHIRNQKSHIVTKVEKLEPLLLRKQWINDLTQAVAFLESLGLAYGDLRPENILLNRNQLKLSDFDSAAEIGIYFEAFLAPYGRFLNGNDTDQGERGTSGCLGPRIEQFALGSLYYLINYGFEVYGDELLTENPKEHGPKVLSLLQNMEFPKLDADLAIDEIIDNCWRNKYSTIAELAAYTESLLAKQMNEEATNDEQANERKAGSDSSNVVIQDRSAEDFLSKRAVCVDLEKRRLLDLLSSGMHASEQI, from the exons ATGGATATTCAGCGCCAGTTTCCTGGCATGCACTGGATCTGCGGAGGAGGCATCTCCTACGTGTACGAGGTCAACCCTCGCATCGTGGTCAAGGTCCCACAGAGCGGCAACTTTAAGAGAGAGCAATTTCGTAAAGAGGTCAAGATTTATGACTTGTTCTCGCGTCATCCGCCTTGCCCCTCGGTGGTACGGTGTTTTCACCATTCAGGCAACGGCATTTTCCTCGAGTATATAATAG ATGGATCCCTTTCTTCTAGGATACAAGCAAATCACATCCGTAACCAGAAAAGCCATATAGTTACCAAAGTCGAAAAGTTAGAACCTCTGCTCCTCAGGAAACAGTGGATAAACGATCTTACTCAAGCCGTTGCTTTTCTAGAATCGCTCGGCCTCGCTTACGGGGACCTGCGTCCTGAAAACATCCTGCTTAATCGCAACCAACTGAAACTGTCCGATTTCGATTCTGCGGCGGAAATCGGAATATATTTCGAGGCTTTCTTGGCCCCATATGGACGATTTCTAAATGGCAACGATACGGATCAAGGAGAGCGTGGAACTTCCGGCTGTCTCGGCCCTCGAATAGAGCAGTTCGCCCTCGGTTCCTTGTACTACCTGATAAACTACGGCTTTGAGGTTTATGGAGATGAACTTCTCACCGAGAATCCCAAGGAGCATGGACCCAAGGTCTTGAGCTTGCTGCAGAATATGGAGTTTCCGAAACTAGACGCTGATTTAGCAATTGACGAAATCATCGACAACTGTTGGCGCAACAAATATTCCACGATTGCGGAATTGGCCGCTTATACCGAGTCGCTTCTCGCAAAGCAGATGAACGAGGAGGCAACGAACGATGAACAAGCCAATGAAAGAAAAGCCGGTAGCGACAGCTCTAATGTCGTAATTCAAGACCGCTCGGCAGAAGATTTCCTCTCGAAAAGGGCAGTCTGTGTGGACTTGGAGAAGCGTAGACTTCTTGACCTGCTCTCTTCGG GCATGCACGCTTCTGAGCAGATATGA